Within Deltaproteobacteria bacterium, the genomic segment ACTTTTTACGAGACCCTCAAGTGTTGACCGATCAAAAAAACTCTACCCATAGCTCACAACGTTTTCGACTCATCGCATATCACATAAAGCCGAAAGCTTAAAGTGGCGTCCCTACGAAAAATGTTTGACAACGGGAAAAGATGGGTATAAATTATCAGACGATAAAGCGGGCATAGCTCAGATTGGTAGAGTACAAGCTTCCCAAGCTTGGTGTCGCGGGTTCGAGCCCCGTTGCCCGCTCCAGTTTTGTCGTGCCTGAAAGTGAGCCCTATTCCCTTTTTGAGGCGATGCCTTGTGCGGCTAGGCAGCAAGGCATATATGCTTCGATGAGTGGAGTTGCTGATAATTTGTGCCTGTGGTTTTCTGTGTAAAGACTCAATAAAAAGGTTTATTGAGACGTAGATGTGATGCGGGAAACGGGCAATAGCCCGTTTTTTTTGTAGATGGATGAATGGACTGAAAGGTTTATCGCTGATGTGGAGGTCTTGGCGCAACCTCTCCTCAAGTCTGAAGGTATCACACTGATCGATGTGGAGTACCGAAGGGAGCATAGCGGGTGGACCCTCCGGTTGATTGTTGACAAGGACGGGGGCGTCACTCTAGGTGATTGCGCCGATGTGAGCAAGCAACTTGGAGACATCCTGGACGCAAAGATGGATGTGCGGAGACCGTATCACATGGAGGTTTCCTCTCCAGGTCTTGAGAGGCCGTTGACAAAACCAAAGCACTTTGTCCACTTTGAAGGCCGGCAAGTATTCATTATGACTGACAGTCCAATAGAAGGGAAAAGGAATTTCAGAGGAGTGTTGAAAGGGTTTTCCGATGGCGTGGTTAAAGTCGCTGTTGAGAAGCGGACTTTGGCAATTTCCTATGAGAATATCGTAAAGGCTCGACTCGATTATCATGATAGACCTGCTTCGTAGGACGGGTGCAGGGTGATCAATCGTACGATGTTGTAATCGGAATTACAATTAAGGTATGGAATATGTTAGAATCGGATGTCAAAAGGGTTATTGAGCAAGTTAGCCGTGATCGGGGTATTGACCGGGGAGTACTGATCAAGACCGTGGAAGAGGCCCTTAGGTCTGCGGCTAGAAAGAAATTCGGGACTACGGTGGACATCGAAGTCCATTTTGATGAGGAACTGGGTGAAATGGAAGTATTTCAGTTCAAAGATGTTGTTGTCCAGGTCACAGAGCCTGACCTCGAAATAAGTCTCGAAGAGGGCCGTAAGCTAGATCCTGAGTGTGAAGAGGGAGATAGTCTCGGTGTCAAGATGGATACCACCACCTTTGGGAGAATCGCTGCCCAGTCGGCAAAACAAGTCATAATCCAGAAGATGAAGGATGCTGAGCGAGACGTCGTATATGAGGGCTTTGTCGACAGAAAGGGAGAGATCATAAACGGCATCGTCCAGAGGATCGACAGGGGTGACATTATCGTTAACCTTGGTCGAACCGAGGCAGTTCTTCCGGCGCAGGAACAGGTTCCGAGGGAGGCTTATCGGAGAGGGGACAGGATTCGGGCTTATGTGCTGGATGTGCTTCGTGAAACCCGCGGCCCTCAGATAATACTGTCTAGGACCCACCCACAATTCCTTGTGACACTATTCAAGACCGAGGTGCCCGAAGTCACGGAAGGCATCGTGGACATCATGGGGGCGGCCCGCGAACCTGGTAGTCGAGCAAAGATTTCCGTTGCCTCCAATGATAGGGATATCGACCCGGTGGGGGCGTGTGTCGGCATGAAAGGAAGTCGGGTTCAAAGCGTAGTTCAGGAACTGAAAGGAGAGAAAATCGACATCATTCCCTGGCACAGCGACCCAGCAAGGTTCGTCTGCAATGCCCTGTCGCCAGCCGAAATCTCCCGTGTCGTGGTGGACGAAACCACCAGGTCTATGGAGGTGATTGTTCAGGATGAACATCTGGCAGTTGCCATTGGCAAACGGGGGCAAAACGTGCGTCTTGCTGGTAAGCTGACGGGCTGGAATATAGATGTTAGGAGCGAAAGCCAGTATAGTCATGACATGCGGGCTGGTTATGAATCCCTGATGGAGCTTCCCGGAATGGGAGCCGGCACGGCCGATGCCCTCTATGAACACGGTTTGTATTCAGTTGAAGAACTTGCCAGCGCCACGATTGATGAGCTCATTCAGATAAAGGGAATCGGTGAGACAAAGGCGCTAGCCCTATTGGAATCGGCTCAGCAGGTCCTTGAGAGGAGGCAGGAGTACGGGGATATTGTGGAAGATGAAGAAGTCTCGCATGTGTCTGGAGGGCAGGAGGACCCAAAGGGGGAGGCAGAGGAGACGGAGTCTTCAGATGAACCCACAACAGCGCCTTCTGAAAATTGATGAGTCAATAATGGGGTCCATCTTAGACTTGGAGGCAATGAATGGCGAAAATCCGAGTGTATGATCTTTCCAAACAGCTCAATACAACTAACAAAGACCTCTTGGACAGGTTAAGGGAGATGAATATTTCTGTGAAGAGTCACATGAGTGCAGTAGATGAAGAGACGGTAGCTCTCATCAAAGAGGTTATGTTTGGAGGAAAACCAGAGGTTGTCGTCGAAAAGCGGATCAAGGACACCGTCATCAGAAGACGTAAAAGACCCGGGAAGAGGCCGGCAGAAACGAAAGAAGTTTCCCTCCAGGCCGAGCCGGGAAGTGATACTGTCTCAGAAGTCAAACAAGTTGATGTATCAGTAGAAGCTGAAGTCGAACCGGATCAGGTCTCGCCTGCTGTGCCTGAAGAGCCATCAAAGGAAAAGGTTATCAAGTTGGTTGAGCCTAAAGAGGCAGAGACTGAGATTGAAGAGAAAAAGCCTGCAGAGCTTCCCGTTGAATCAAAGGATGCAGGAGCGGAGCCTGAGAAGGCAGAGCCGGCGAAGAAGGTTAGGGCCAAGAAAAGGCCCAGAATCAAGAGGGAGAAGCCTGCCAAGATCATCAAGTTGCCTTCTGTTGCTGCTCCTTCTGTCAAACCGATTTCTGAAACGGAATTGGCGGTGCCTGCCGAAGAAGGATTAAAACTTAAAAAACATCAGAAAGTTGCTCGAAGACATGAAGAGCCTCAGCCCGTTGCCAGAGGCAGAGAAAAGAAAAGGGAGATGCCGCCGGAACAAGATGTCGAAGGAGACAGGCGCTTTCTTAAGAAGAAGATTACTTTTCGGAAAAAGGAGGTTTTGGACAGGCAAGACCTTTATGACGGAAAAGCCCTCAGGGGTCGCAAGGGCCGAAGAGGCCGTAAGGGAAAGGTAGCCATCAAGGGCGAAAAACCCATTCTTACCACGCCAAAAGCCATTAAGCGTCGCATCAAGATCGACGATGCCATCATGATATCAGATCTGGCCAAGAGGATGGGGATTAAGGCCGGCGAAGTGATCAGGCAGTTGATGTCCTTGGGAGTCATGGCTTCACTGAATCAAGCCATCGATTTTGACACAGCAGTTGTAGTTGCCAGCGAGTTCAACTACGAGATCGAAAGGGCCGCTTTTGAGGAGGATAGTATCATACATATCGAGGAAGATAGTCCAGACCAATTGAGACCCAGGCCACCCGTTGTGACTATTATGGGGCACGTTGACCACGGGAAGACGTCTCTCCTGGATGCCATTCGTGAAACAAAAGTGATTGACGGTGAAGCTGGAGGCATCACACAGCATATCGGGGCATATTATGTCACTGTGGGAGACAGGCAGATCGTATTTCTTGACACACCCGGTCATGAGGCATTCACCTCCATGCGTGCAAGGGGCGCTGAAGTAACCGATTTGGTTGTGCTCGTGGTAGCTGCCGACGATGGCGCCATGCCTCAAACCATAGAAGCTATTAATCATGCCAAGGCAGCCGGCGTGCCTATCCTTGCGGCAATAAACAAGATTGACAAACCAGAAGCAGATCCTGATCGGGTGAAGCGCGAACTGGCCGAACAGGGCCTTGCCCCGGAAGACTGGGGTGGCGATACAGTCTTTGTGAACGTGTCAGCCAAGGAAAAGACAGGCCTTGAAGAGCTTCTTGAGATGATACTTCTTCAGGCCGACGTTCTGGAGCTGAAGGCAAATTCTGACAAACTCGCAACAGGGCGTGTTATTGAGGCAAGGCTAGATGTTGGCAGAGGTTCAGTAGCCACTGTGCTGGTTCAGGGGGGGACATTGCACACAGGCGATGCCGTGGTTTGTGGCCTTCATCACGGAAAAATTCGAGCCATGGCAGATGATAGGGGGCAACGTTTGGACAGCGCCGGGCCTTCCATGCCGGTTGA encodes:
- the infB gene encoding translation initiation factor IF-2, which produces MAKIRVYDLSKQLNTTNKDLLDRLREMNISVKSHMSAVDEETVALIKEVMFGGKPEVVVEKRIKDTVIRRRKRPGKRPAETKEVSLQAEPGSDTVSEVKQVDVSVEAEVEPDQVSPAVPEEPSKEKVIKLVEPKEAETEIEEKKPAELPVESKDAGAEPEKAEPAKKVRAKKRPRIKREKPAKIIKLPSVAAPSVKPISETELAVPAEEGLKLKKHQKVARRHEEPQPVARGREKKREMPPEQDVEGDRRFLKKKITFRKKEVLDRQDLYDGKALRGRKGRRGRKGKVAIKGEKPILTTPKAIKRRIKIDDAIMISDLAKRMGIKAGEVIRQLMSLGVMASLNQAIDFDTAVVVASEFNYEIERAAFEEDSIIHIEEDSPDQLRPRPPVVTIMGHVDHGKTSLLDAIRETKVIDGEAGGITQHIGAYYVTVGDRQIVFLDTPGHEAFTSMRARGAEVTDLVVLVVAADDGAMPQTIEAINHAKAAGVPILAAINKIDKPEADPDRVKRELAEQGLAPEDWGGDTVFVNVSAKEKTGLEELLEMILLQADVLELKANSDKLATGRVIEARLDVGRGSVATVLVQGGTLHTGDAVVCGLHHGKIRAMADDRGQRLDSAGPSMPVEIQGLSGVPMAGDEFIAVADEKMAKQISLHRAQKQRVRELAKTSTLTLEKYYEQMQDGVVKDLNLIIRADVQGSIEALSEALQNIPSSEVKVNIVHSATGSMAESDIMLAAVSNAIVVGFNVRPNPKVRDLANEHNVDIRFYDVIYNVINDIKKAIVGLMEPTYKEHFIGRAEVREVFSITKVGNVAGCYVTEGKIERGRPVRLIRDGVVIYDGKMKSLRRFKDDAKEVQSGYECGIGIENYNDVKVNDVIECYQVEEVAPVLE
- the nusA gene encoding transcription termination/antitermination protein NusA; protein product: MLESDVKRVIEQVSRDRGIDRGVLIKTVEEALRSAARKKFGTTVDIEVHFDEELGEMEVFQFKDVVVQVTEPDLEISLEEGRKLDPECEEGDSLGVKMDTTTFGRIAAQSAKQVIIQKMKDAERDVVYEGFVDRKGEIINGIVQRIDRGDIIVNLGRTEAVLPAQEQVPREAYRRGDRIRAYVLDVLRETRGPQIILSRTHPQFLVTLFKTEVPEVTEGIVDIMGAAREPGSRAKISVASNDRDIDPVGACVGMKGSRVQSVVQELKGEKIDIIPWHSDPARFVCNALSPAEISRVVVDETTRSMEVIVQDEHLAVAIGKRGQNVRLAGKLTGWNIDVRSESQYSHDMRAGYESLMELPGMGAGTADALYEHGLYSVEELASATIDELIQIKGIGETKALALLESAQQVLERRQEYGDIVEDEEVSHVSGGQEDPKGEAEETESSDEPTTAPSEN
- a CDS encoding ribosome maturation factor RimP, translating into MDEWTERFIADVEVLAQPLLKSEGITLIDVEYRREHSGWTLRLIVDKDGGVTLGDCADVSKQLGDILDAKMDVRRPYHMEVSSPGLERPLTKPKHFVHFEGRQVFIMTDSPIEGKRNFRGVLKGFSDGVVKVAVEKRTLAISYENIVKARLDYHDRPAS